The following nucleotide sequence is from Nitrospira sp..
CCACCGTGACGTCGCAGCCGACATCCACCAAACGCCGCAAAATATTCTGTTTCACCCCGAAATCGTAGGCCACGACTCGCCAGCGCTTCCGCGGCTCCTGTGCGGCACCGACTTTCGGCAGGTCCAGCTTGGGGGCCCAGTCGCCTGTGCCGTGGGTCCATTGATAGGGGGTCTCGCAGGTGACCGTTGCGGCAAGGTCTCGCCCGATGATGCTCGGGGCCTGGCGGGCCTTCTCGGCCACGCGACGAGGGTCCAGGTCGAGATGGGAGATCACGCCCTGTTGGGCACCTTTCTCGCGTAGGTGTCTGGTGAGCGCCCTCGTGTCGATGCCCTCGATCGCGACGATGTTGGCCTGCTGTAAATATTCCTGTAACGTGGCCTTACTGCGCCAATTGCTCGCGAGCCGGCTGGATTCCTTGACGATAAACCCCTCGGCCCACACGCGCCGGGATTCCACGTCTTCGGGCGTGACGCCGTAGTTGCCGATGTGGGGGCAGGTCATCGTGACGATCTGGCCGCGGTAAGAGGGGTCGGTCAAGACTTCCTGGTAGCCGGTCATGGCCGTGTTGAACACGACCTCCCCGCCGGTTTCTCCTTCCGCCCCCAAGGCCCGCCCTTCGAACCAGGTTCCATCGGCGAGCGCGAGAATCGCTTTCTTCACCATTACTCCTTCACAGGGATCCAGGATCGTACCCGCACGGTCAGTAGCGCGATACCGAGTCCCACATTCAAGATATACAGAATCCGCATCGGTTTATGCAGCTGGAAGAACGCTTCGAATGCGGCCTTCCTCGCTTCTTCCCCCTTGGAGGCAAACGCCTGCGCCTGCAAAGCGGCCGCCTGGGGGTGCAGGACGAAGGTAATGATTCCGGCAATGACCAACATCGCTCCCAATAGGAGCCATTCAGTCCGGGGCACGTCGTTCGATATCTGCCCTTGGCGCACCAACCAAGCCCGCCAGAGAAGGCCTGCGGTCAAGGCGGCGGCTGTTCCCAGGATCAGGCGGTTGTAGCCTTCGAAGGCGCGGGTCAGGAAAAACCCGCCGGTATCCTGTCCACCGAAGGTATTGAACACGGCGGGGATCACGGCCGCTACCAATACCACGAGGCCGCCGATCCAGATCCCCAAGGCCAATAATTCGAGCGTGACACAGGCGATCAACCCTTGCCGCACGCTCGCCGCCCCTTCACGCAAGCTGTGGCTCCCTGCCGCCGATTCTGTTCTCGTATCACATTCGTCTCGCCAGAAAGCGTCAGGGCTACGCGCGGGGCGCCGGGCGCTCCAGATCGAAGACTACTCGTCCGCCTACAATCGTGGTGGTCACCTGCCCCTTCACCTTCCAGCCGGCGAAGGGCGTATTGCGGCTCTTCGAACGGAAGCGTGCGGGATCCACCTCCCACTGCGTCTTGGGATCGACGATCGCGACGTCCGCGGGCGCACCGACCGCCAGGGTGCCGGCCGGGAGGCTGAAGGCCTTGGCCGGCGCGGTCGCTAGTTTCTCCACCGCCCCTTCCAGCGACAGGACTCCCTCCTCCACGAGGGCCAGGGTCAAGGGCAGCGCCGTTTCCAAGCCGACGATTCCGAACGGCGCCTCGGTAAACTGCTGCTGCTTTTCTTGGGACGCATGGGGGGCGTGGTCCGTCGCGATGACGTCGATCGTCCCGTCGCGAAGCCCATCCTTGATGGCCTGCACATCCTGCCAGGTGCGCAGGGGGGGATTCATCTTGGCGAGCGTATTGTATCCACGGGTGACCTCCTCGGTCAGGGTGAAGTGGTGCGGACAGGCTTCCGCCGTCACCCGCAGCCCGCGCGATTTGGCTTCCCGGACCATGCGAACCGACCCCGCCGTGCTGATGTGGGCTAGGTGGAGGCGGGCGCCGGTCAGCTCGGTCAGCGAGACGTTGCGCGCGACCATCACATCCTCCGCCGCGGATGGAATGCCGGGCAGCCCCAATTCGGTCGAAATCAGCCCCTCATTCATGCAGCCCCCTTCTGAGAGGTGCAGATCCTCGCAATGATCGACCACGGGGATATCAAAGGCTCGCGCATATTCCATGGCACGGCGCATGACCAGACTGTTCATCACCGGCCGGCCGTCGTCCGAAATGGCGATACAGCCCGCCCGACGCAGGTCGCCGATTTCCGCCAGCTCTTTCCCTTCGGAGCCCTTGGTGATGGCCCCGATCGGGTACAGTCTGGCCGTTCCCGCCGCTTTGGCCCGTTCGAGCATGAATTCGGTAATCGATTGGTTGTCGTTCACCGGGTTGGTGTTCGGCATGGCGCAAACGGACGTAAAGCCGCCGGCGACGGCGGCCGCGGTGCCGGATTGAATCGTTTCCTTGTACTCGAAGCCCGGCTCGCGGAAATGGACATGGAGGTCCACAAAGCCGGGAAGGACCAATCGACCGGCGGCCTGAATGACCGTCGCTCCGGCCGGCGTGGGAAGCGTCGGCGCCACGGCCGAAATTTTGCCGTTCTCGATCAGGACATCACCGATGCCGTTGAACCGTCCCGGATCGATCACCTGCCCGCCTTTGATCAACAGTGCCATTGCCTACCTATCGTGCGTAAGAGGTGAATGAAGCGCCCGATCAGTTGCCCGCTCCGGACATGAGGTACAGGATACCCATGCGGACGGCGACGCCGTTGGCGACTTGATCGAGAATGACGGATGACAGGCTGTCCGCCACGTCCGGGGCGATTTCGACGCCGCGGTTGATCGGCCCGGGGTGCATGACGATGGCTCCCGGTTCCGCCAGCTTGACCCGCTCGCCGGTCAATCCGTACTGCGTCGCATATTCGCGAATCGTCGGGAAGAGGGCTCGCCCCTGCCGTTCCAACTGCAGTCTTAACATCATGATCACGTGGACGCCGCGCAAGGCTTCGTCCAGGTTCGAATAGACCCGGACACCGAGCTGATCGATGTGCAGCGGAATCATCGTGGGCGGTCCCACGACTCGCACTTCGGCGCCGAGCTTTGTGAGGGCAAAGATGTTCGATCGAGCGACGCGGCTGTGGGCGACATCCCCCACGATGGCTACACGAAGGGCTGCGAAGTCCATCCCCCGGGTCCGAATGGTATAGAGGTCCAGCAGGGCTTGCGTGGGGTGTTCGTGCCAGCCGTCTCCGGCGTTGATGACGGATGATTTGACGCCCCGGGCCAGCGTTTCCGCCGCGCCGGCGGAGGAATGTCGGAGTACGATGATGTCCGCCTGCATGGCCTCGATGTTGCGGGCGGTATCCAGCAGGGTTTCGCCCTTGACCACGCTGCTGGACGAAGGAGAAAAATTGATGACATCGGCGCTGAGGCGTTTGGCTGCCAGCTCAAACGAGGTTCTTGTTCTCGTGCTCGGCTCGAAAAACAAATTCACCACCGTCTTGCCCCGCAGGGCCGGCACCTTCTTGATTTCCCGGCCGGTGACTTCCTTGAAGGAGTCCGCGGTCTCGAGAATGAGGTTGATGTCTTCCGGCGACAGGAGGGTGAGGCTGAGGAGATCTTTTCGTTTAAGGCCCACAGTGCTGTCCTCGATTATCCCCTGACGATGACCACGCGATCTTCTTCTCCGCTCTCTTCGAGTGAGACATGAATCGCCTCATCCCGCGAGGTGGGAATGTTCTTTCCGATGTAATTGGCCTTGATCGGGAGCTGCCGGTGGCCGCGGTCGACCAACACCGCCAGCTGGATTTCGGCCGGTCGTCCCAGATCGATCAGTCCATCCATGGCGGCGCGGATGGTCCGGCCGGTAAAGAGTACGTCATCGACCAACACGACCTTCAGGTCTGAGATTTTGAACGGGACCGACGTCTTGCGCAGCACCGGCTGATCCTTCCGGAGCGCCAGATCATCCCGGTATAGCGTGATGTCCAGTTCGCCGATCGGAATCTGGGTGCCTTCTATGTCATGAATGCGGCGGACCAGCCGGTGTGCCAAATGGACGCCGCCGGTCCGAATGCCGACGAGAGCCAAATCTTTGGTGCCCTTGTTGCGTTCCAAGATTTCATGGGCGATGCGCGTGACGGCGCGGGCGATGTCGCCGGCGTCCATCACGATGCGTTCTTGGGGTTTGCCCTGTGTTGTGTCAGTCGTCATCGTTCCCTGCCTGGCGCGAGGCATAAAAAAACCTCCCCACCCCACCGGATGAGAAGGTCGTGACTGTCGGGCGGCTCGCTGCCGTGCATCATCATGAGCTCCTTACCCACCTCACAGGATGAGCATTAAAGGCTGCGGGATCTTAGCGAGTTGAAACGACCCTGTCAAGAATCCGACAGGGCGTCCAATCTTGAAACGGGGTTGAGCCCTTCATTCATTGACTCCCTGCATGCCTTTTGTTAGCTTCTGGCCGAGAGAACCGGCTCATCCAACTCAACTGTCCACCTCATCCGTTTTTCGTGAATCGTGAAAGGATCGCGCATGACTTCCCCGACGAGTCCGGCGACGCCGGAATTGCTGACCGCCCTGGCCGATAAGGCCGCTCAACTCCGCATCGACAGTGTCAAAGCAACCAGTGAAGCCGGCAGCGGCCATCCGTCCAGTTGCTGTTCGTCTGCCGACATCGCGGCGGCCTTGTTTTTCTCGGTGATGCGGTACGACCCCCACAACCCGAAGTTGCCGAACAGCGATCGCTTCGTTCTCTCCAAGGGCCATGCGGCTCCCCTGCTTTATGCCGCCTGGGCGGAAGCCGGGTTGTTTCCGGCGTCCGACCTGCTGAAACTGCGCACACTCGGATCCGATCTCGAAGGCCATCCTACCCCGCGTTTGCCCTTCGTGGATATGGCCACCGGTTCGCTGGGCCAAGGGTTGCCCGCCGGAGTCGGCCTTGCATTCAACGCCAAGTCCATCGATAAGACCGATTACCGCACCTATGTGTTGATGGGAGACGGCGAGTCCGTCGAGGGCTCGGTGTGGGAGGCGGCTGAAGTGGCCCGACATGCCGGTCTCGACAATCTCTGCGCCATCGTGGATGTGAACCGCTTGGGGCAAAGCGATCCCACCATGCTGCAGCACGACATGGAAGCCTACCGTGCCCGCTGGTCCGGATTCGGCTGGCAT
It contains:
- a CDS encoding dihydroorotase → MALLIKGGQVIDPGRFNGIGDVLIENGKISAVAPTLPTPAGATVIQAAGRLVLPGFVDLHVHFREPGFEYKETIQSGTAAAVAGGFTSVCAMPNTNPVNDNQSITEFMLERAKAAGTARLYPIGAITKGSEGKELAEIGDLRRAGCIAISDDGRPVMNSLVMRRAMEYARAFDIPVVDHCEDLHLSEGGCMNEGLISTELGLPGIPSAAEDVMVARNVSLTELTGARLHLAHISTAGSVRMVREAKSRGLRVTAEACPHHFTLTEEVTRGYNTLAKMNPPLRTWQDVQAIKDGLRDGTIDVIATDHAPHASQEKQQQFTEAPFGIVGLETALPLTLALVEEGVLSLEGAVEKLATAPAKAFSLPAGTLAVGAPADVAIVDPKTQWEVDPARFRSKSRNTPFAGWKVKGQVTTTIVGGRVVFDLERPAPRA
- the carA gene encoding glutamine-hydrolyzing carbamoyl-phosphate synthase small subunit yields the protein MVKKAILALADGTWFEGRALGAEGETGGEVVFNTAMTGYQEVLTDPSYRGQIVTMTCPHIGNYGVTPEDVESRRVWAEGFIVKESSRLASNWRSKATLQEYLQQANIVAIEGIDTRALTRHLREKGAQQGVISHLDLDPRRVAEKARQAPSIIGRDLAATVTCETPYQWTHGTGDWAPKLDLPKVGAAQEPRKRWRVVAYDFGVKQNILRRLVDVGCDVTVVPASTPAKAVLALKPDGLFLSNGPGDPEGVPYAMAALRELIGRLPIFGICLGHQLLGLALGFSTYKLKFGHHGANHPVIDLRTRKVEITSQNHNFAVRFPASRAGGAGDLALTDTPFGRVQLSHTSLNDESVEGLVCLDQPVFSVQYHPEASPGPHDSAYLFEQFVTLMETQHA
- a CDS encoding aspartate carbamoyltransferase catalytic subunit; this translates as MGLKRKDLLSLTLLSPEDINLILETADSFKEVTGREIKKVPALRGKTVVNLFFEPSTRTRTSFELAAKRLSADVINFSPSSSSVVKGETLLDTARNIEAMQADIIVLRHSSAGAAETLARGVKSSVINAGDGWHEHPTQALLDLYTIRTRGMDFAALRVAIVGDVAHSRVARSNIFALTKLGAEVRVVGPPTMIPLHIDQLGVRVYSNLDEALRGVHVIMMLRLQLERQGRALFPTIREYATQYGLTGERVKLAEPGAIVMHPGPINRGVEIAPDVADSLSSVILDQVANGVAVRMGILYLMSGAGN
- the pyrR gene encoding bifunctional pyr operon transcriptional regulator/uracil phosphoribosyltransferase PyrR, which encodes MPRARQGTMTTDTTQGKPQERIVMDAGDIARAVTRIAHEILERNKGTKDLALVGIRTGGVHLAHRLVRRIHDIEGTQIPIGELDITLYRDDLALRKDQPVLRKTSVPFKISDLKVVLVDDVLFTGRTIRAAMDGLIDLGRPAEIQLAVLVDRGHRQLPIKANYIGKNIPTSRDEAIHVSLEESGEEDRVVIVRG
- a CDS encoding DUF4149 domain-containing protein, translating into MREGAASVRQGLIACVTLELLALGIWIGGLVVLVAAVIPAVFNTFGGQDTGGFFLTRAFEGYNRLILGTAAALTAGLLWRAWLVRQGQISNDVPRTEWLLLGAMLVIAGIITFVLHPQAAALQAQAFASKGEEARKAAFEAFFQLHKPMRILYILNVGLGIALLTVRVRSWIPVKE